A DNA window from Mucilaginibacter xinganensis contains the following coding sequences:
- a CDS encoding TM2 domain-containing protein, with protein sequence MNTKSDKEMDTYQTSYAAFPGMTMDEYSFLHHASAGLSQNQMTTFMAVYSSRRKNPTDILVATLFGFLGLAGVQRFMTNQILLGVLFLLSGGFLGIGTLIDAFSYKSIANDYNRHLAYDCYQIAKMNN encoded by the coding sequence ATGAACACTAAATCTGATAAAGAAATGGACACCTATCAAACCTCATACGCAGCATTTCCAGGCATGACTATGGATGAATATAGCTTTCTTCATCATGCATCTGCAGGCCTCAGCCAAAATCAAATGACCACTTTTATGGCCGTTTATAGCAGTCGCCGAAAAAATCCAACCGACATACTGGTAGCCACTTTATTCGGTTTTTTAGGCCTGGCTGGTGTGCAAAGATTTATGACCAATCAAATTTTATTAGGCGTGCTTTTTTTACTATCCGGCGGTTTTCTTGGGATAGGCACCCTGATAGACGCTTTTAGCTACAAAAGCATCGCGAATGATTATAACAGGCACCTGGCGTATGATTGCTACCAGATAGCAAAAATGAATAACTAG
- a CDS encoding M42 family metallopeptidase, with protein sequence MAKKTSETPDTPKHIAVVNDKSLSFFEKYINNPSPTGFEWKGQEIWLDYLKPYIDDYYVDNYGTAVGIINKDAAYKVVIEAHADEISWFVNYITSDGLIYVIRNGGSDHQIAPSKRVDIHTDKGIVKAVFGWPAIHTRSAGEKEEAPTLKNIFLDCGCTSKEEVEKLGIHVGCVITYEDEFMVLNDRYYVGRALDNRAGGFMIAEVARLLKENKVKLPFGLYIVNAVQEEIGLRGAEMIAHHIKPNVAIVTDVTHDTQTPMINKITQGDLACGRGPVVSYAPAIQNNLNKLLIETAEKAKIPFQRQASSRSTGTDTDAFAYSNDGVPSVLISLPLRYMHTTVEMIHKEDVDNVIRLIYETLLNIKDGQDFRYIK encoded by the coding sequence ATGGCTAAGAAAACATCTGAAACTCCTGATACCCCTAAGCATATTGCTGTTGTAAATGATAAGTCGTTATCATTTTTTGAAAAGTATATCAACAACCCTTCACCAACCGGTTTTGAGTGGAAGGGCCAGGAAATATGGCTTGATTATTTGAAACCTTACATTGATGATTATTATGTGGATAATTACGGAACAGCGGTTGGGATTATCAATAAAGACGCAGCCTACAAGGTTGTTATTGAGGCCCATGCCGATGAGATCTCGTGGTTTGTTAATTACATTACCAGCGATGGTTTAATATATGTTATCCGTAACGGCGGTTCTGACCACCAGATAGCGCCATCAAAAAGAGTTGACATTCACACGGATAAAGGAATAGTAAAAGCTGTTTTTGGATGGCCGGCTATTCATACCCGCAGTGCGGGCGAAAAGGAAGAGGCCCCAACGCTGAAAAATATATTTTTAGATTGCGGCTGCACTTCAAAAGAGGAAGTTGAAAAGCTAGGCATTCATGTAGGTTGCGTTATTACCTATGAAGACGAGTTTATGGTGCTGAACGACCGTTATTACGTTGGCCGGGCACTGGATAACCGCGCCGGTGGATTTATGATTGCCGAAGTTGCCCGTTTACTAAAAGAGAATAAGGTTAAATTACCTTTCGGCTTGTATATTGTAAATGCAGTGCAGGAAGAAATAGGGCTGCGCGGTGCCGAAATGATAGCGCATCACATTAAGCCAAACGTAGCCATTGTTACTGATGTTACGCACGATACGCAAACGCCAATGATTAACAAGATAACCCAGGGCGACCTTGCCTGCGGTCGTGGTCCAGTAGTTTCCTATGCACCTGCTATACAAAACAACCTGAATAAACTGCTGATAGAAACGGCCGAGAAAGCGAAGATTCCTTTTCAGCGCCAGGCCTCATCGCGTTCAACAGGCACTGATACAGATGCTTTTGCGTATTCAAATGACGGTGTGCCGTCTGTATTGATCTCGTTGCCGCTGCGTTATATGCATACCACGGTGGAGATGATCCATAAAGAAGATGTTGACAATGTGATCCGTTTGATCTACGAAACCCTGTTAAATATTAAAGACGGGCAGGATTTCAGATATATTAAATAA
- a CDS encoding nucleotidyltransferase family protein: MKPTLLILAAGMASRYGSMKQIDGFGPNGETIIDYSIYDAIKAGFGKISFIIREEFAEPFKAIFEPKLKGRIETDYVFQSFDLKQFGINKEIERAKPWGTAHAVLAARNQINEPFCVINADDFYGYDSFEKMARFLTTEVTDDTYSLIGYQVDRTLSDYGTVSRGVCKVDENGNMVEINERTEVYFKEDGSVAYRDASGEHALSSDTRVSMNFWGFTPAVFKQSEPMFKTFVEENAGNPKSEFFIPIVADKLIKTGQASFKVIPTASKWFGVTYKEDKPIVQKCISELVENGTYPANLWP, encoded by the coding sequence ATGAAACCTACATTACTGATCCTCGCTGCAGGAATGGCCAGCCGTTATGGCAGCATGAAACAAATTGATGGTTTTGGCCCTAACGGCGAAACTATTATTGACTATTCTATATATGACGCCATAAAAGCAGGCTTCGGAAAAATCAGCTTCATCATCCGTGAAGAATTTGCTGAACCTTTTAAAGCAATTTTTGAACCCAAGCTAAAAGGACGCATTGAAACAGATTATGTTTTTCAAAGCTTCGATCTGAAACAATTTGGGATTAACAAAGAAATAGAACGCGCTAAACCATGGGGAACGGCACATGCGGTGTTGGCGGCCAGGAACCAGATAAACGAGCCTTTTTGCGTTATTAATGCGGATGACTTTTACGGATATGACTCATTTGAGAAAATGGCCAGGTTTTTAACCACCGAAGTAACCGATGATACCTACTCGCTGATTGGTTACCAGGTTGACAGGACCTTATCTGACTACGGAACGGTATCTCGCGGTGTTTGTAAGGTAGATGAAAACGGCAACATGGTTGAGATTAACGAGCGCACGGAGGTTTACTTTAAAGAAGATGGCAGCGTTGCTTACCGGGATGCAAGCGGCGAACATGCACTGAGCAGCGATACCCGTGTATCAATGAACTTTTGGGGATTTACCCCGGCTGTATTTAAACAAAGCGAACCGATGTTTAAGACATTTGTTGAGGAGAATGCCGGCAACCCGAAATCTGAATTTTTTATTCCTATTGTTGCCGATAAATTGATAAAAACCGGGCAGGCTTCATTTAAAGTGATCCCAACGGCATCAAAATGGTTTGGTGTTACTTATAAAGAGGATAAACCTATTGTACAAAAATGTATTTCAGAACTGGTGGAAAATGGAACCTATCCTGCAAACCTTTGGCCATAA
- a CDS encoding M16 family metallopeptidase, whose amino-acid sequence MKKYIIIAAGALFMQYAQAQTIDRTKQPKPGPAPVLTIKDPVKFILPNGITVLVVENHTLPKVTANYLIDVGPVTEGSKAGVVNLMGSMLNEGTKTMPKAVFDESVEKMGANVSLNSAGGYASALTRYFKEAFTLMGTALKEPAFTQESFDKLKTQEITNLKSSAKSAAAIAARVNNALTYGKTHPNGEFETEEGVQALTLQDIKDAYAKYVTPSRGYLTIIGDIKPADAKALATQVLGSWKGATLTLPKLAEVANPTKTEIDVVDVPSAVQSEINVINLVDLKKNNPDYFPAILASYILGGGAESRLFMNLREKHGFTYGSYSSLGTGRFQETFDASASVRNAKVDSAVTEMLNEVKRIRTTKVTDEELNTAKALYNGSFALGLEDPARTATFASNILINDLPADFYKTYLQKVNAVTADDIQRVAQKYFNYDNTRVVVVGGAAQMLEGLKKSGYPVKLYDNYASPVTEGASAATVPAVKATDIIKGYIDAVGGATELKKVTSTVTTLDMSMQGMKLSVVQKKMAPNKEAMAITMGGNTVMKEAFDGEKGYQQQGPNKKDMTAEEVAQKKVFTSLTEQLDYLTNSAFKLAVKGIQKVNGADAYQVSVTDPTGKTSTEYYDVKSKLLVKNESTTVTNNVSINVTLEFGDYRKTGNILQPYKQTITQSAGGQDQTFEMTVTDVKINTGVTPDDFK is encoded by the coding sequence ATGAAGAAATATATAATTATAGCTGCCGGCGCATTATTTATGCAATATGCACAGGCGCAAACAATTGACCGCACCAAACAGCCTAAACCCGGGCCTGCCCCCGTTTTAACTATAAAAGACCCGGTTAAGTTTATTTTACCCAACGGCATTACAGTTTTGGTGGTTGAAAACCATACGCTGCCAAAGGTAACAGCCAATTATTTAATTGACGTTGGCCCTGTTACCGAAGGAAGCAAAGCCGGTGTGGTAAACCTAATGGGCTCTATGCTGAACGAGGGTACTAAAACCATGCCCAAAGCGGTGTTTGATGAATCGGTTGAAAAAATGGGCGCAAATGTGAGCCTGAACTCGGCCGGTGGTTATGCATCAGCACTTACCCGTTATTTCAAAGAGGCCTTTACCCTGATGGGTACCGCGCTTAAAGAGCCTGCTTTTACACAGGAATCATTCGATAAACTGAAAACCCAGGAAATAACCAATTTAAAGTCTTCAGCAAAAAGCGCTGCTGCCATTGCAGCCAGGGTAAATAATGCCCTAACTTATGGTAAAACGCATCCCAACGGCGAATTTGAAACTGAAGAAGGCGTTCAGGCGTTAACTTTACAGGATATTAAAGATGCTTATGCTAAGTATGTTACCCCATCACGCGGATATTTAACCATAATTGGTGATATTAAACCTGCTGATGCTAAAGCTTTAGCTACCCAGGTACTGGGCAGCTGGAAAGGCGCCACACTTACTTTACCTAAGCTTGCAGAAGTAGCTAACCCAACCAAAACCGAAATTGATGTGGTTGATGTGCCAAGTGCAGTACAATCAGAGATCAATGTGATTAACCTGGTTGACCTCAAAAAAAACAATCCTGATTATTTCCCTGCAATATTGGCCAGCTACATTTTAGGGGGTGGCGCAGAAAGCCGTTTATTTATGAACCTGCGCGAAAAGCATGGTTTTACTTACGGTTCATACTCATCATTGGGTACCGGCAGGTTCCAGGAAACATTTGATGCCTCGGCTTCTGTACGGAATGCAAAGGTGGACAGTGCGGTTACTGAAATGCTTAACGAGGTAAAAAGGATTCGGACAACAAAAGTAACTGACGAAGAACTCAACACTGCAAAGGCTTTATATAATGGCTCCTTTGCGCTTGGTTTGGAAGATCCTGCGCGTACGGCAACATTTGCAAGCAACATCCTGATCAATGATTTACCTGCTGATTTTTATAAAACTTACCTGCAAAAGGTAAATGCAGTAACCGCTGATGATATACAACGCGTGGCCCAAAAGTATTTTAACTATGATAATACCCGCGTGGTGGTAGTGGGCGGTGCTGCCCAGATGCTTGAGGGGCTTAAGAAAAGCGGATATCCTGTTAAGCTTTATGATAACTACGCCAGCCCGGTAACTGAAGGCGCTTCGGCTGCTACGGTACCCGCTGTAAAGGCAACTGATATTATTAAAGGATACATTGATGCCGTTGGCGGCGCTACTGAACTGAAGAAGGTAACCTCAACCGTTACCACTTTGGATATGAGCATGCAGGGCATGAAGCTTAGCGTTGTGCAGAAAAAAATGGCGCCTAACAAAGAGGCTATGGCCATTACAATGGGTGGCAACACCGTAATGAAAGAGGCATTTGACGGCGAAAAAGGTTACCAGCAGCAAGGCCCAAATAAAAAGGATATGACTGCTGAAGAAGTAGCGCAAAAGAAAGTGTTCACTTCATTAACCGAACAGCTTGACTACTTAACCAACTCTGCATTTAAGCTGGCGGTAAAGGGTATTCAAAAAGTAAACGGAGCCGATGCTTACCAGGTGAGTGTTACCGACCCAACAGGCAAAACATCAACAGAGTATTATGACGTTAAAAGCAAGCTGCTGGTAAAAAATGAAAGCACCACGGTAACCAATAATGTAAGTATAAATGTAACCCTTGAGTTTGGCGACTACCGCAAAACGGGTAATATATTGCAGCCGTACAAGCAAACCATAACACAGTCTGCCGGTGGGCAGGATCAAACCTTTGAAATGACAGTAACGGATGTAAAAATAAATACCGGGGTAACTCCTGACGATTTTAAATAA
- a CDS encoding M16 family metallopeptidase: MQIKKNVFCALAAVCLLGVQAKAQKVEFTEYDLPNGLHVVLHNDSKAPVVAVTVMYHVGSKNESVGRTGFAHFFEHLLFEGSENIKRGEFMKVVSANGGQNNANTTQDRTFYYEVFPSNQLETGMWLESERMMHPVINEIGVKTQNEVVKEEKRQSLDNRPYGNLITYISEGLFPTHPYHNGVIGSMKDLDAAKLDEFKGFFKKYYVPNNAVLTIAGDINIEKTKELVKAYFADVPRGADIVYKKVEEAPITKQVTDTAYDANIQIPFMIEAYRVPGRDSHDSKVMQMISSVLSGGASSRMYKKMVDEKKNALQVVAFNYALEDYGMYIVGALPNGGAAPASLLPDMDEEIKKLQTDLISPEEYQKLQNQFENNFVSANTRMVGLAENLANGYTFYHKDTGHVNEELTEIRSITREEIREAARKYLNPNQRLVLYYLPGKGKAQ; this comes from the coding sequence ATGCAAATAAAGAAAAACGTTTTTTGCGCACTCGCAGCGGTCTGCCTTTTGGGCGTACAGGCCAAAGCGCAAAAAGTAGAATTTACAGAATACGATTTGCCAAATGGCTTGCACGTAGTTCTGCACAACGACAGTAAGGCACCTGTTGTGGCCGTTACTGTAATGTATCATGTAGGATCGAAAAATGAGTCGGTGGGCCGTACAGGCTTCGCCCACTTTTTTGAGCACCTGTTGTTTGAAGGCAGCGAAAACATAAAGCGCGGCGAGTTTATGAAGGTGGTATCAGCCAATGGCGGCCAAAACAACGCCAACACCACCCAGGACAGGACCTTTTATTACGAAGTGTTCCCGTCAAATCAGCTGGAAACCGGTATGTGGCTGGAAAGCGAACGCATGATGCACCCGGTGATAAATGAAATTGGCGTAAAAACACAGAATGAAGTGGTGAAAGAAGAAAAGCGCCAGAGCCTTGATAATCGTCCTTATGGTAATTTAATTACCTATATCAGCGAAGGCTTGTTTCCAACCCACCCTTATCATAATGGGGTAATTGGCTCAATGAAGGATCTGGACGCAGCCAAACTGGATGAGTTTAAAGGTTTCTTTAAAAAATACTATGTTCCTAACAATGCAGTATTAACCATTGCCGGCGATATTAATATCGAAAAAACAAAAGAACTGGTTAAAGCCTATTTTGCCGATGTACCGCGTGGTGCCGATATTGTTTACAAAAAAGTTGAGGAGGCCCCAATAACCAAACAGGTTACAGATACCGCTTACGATGCCAATATCCAAATCCCTTTTATGATTGAAGCATACCGGGTGCCCGGCCGCGACAGTCATGATTCAAAGGTAATGCAAATGATCTCGTCTGTGCTTTCGGGCGGTGCCAGTTCAAGGATGTACAAAAAAATGGTTGATGAGAAGAAGAACGCGCTGCAGGTAGTTGCATTTAACTATGCCCTTGAAGACTACGGCATGTATATAGTAGGAGCCCTTCCAAACGGCGGCGCTGCACCTGCGAGCCTGTTGCCTGATATGGATGAGGAAATTAAAAAGCTGCAAACCGACCTGATAAGCCCTGAAGAGTATCAGAAGTTGCAAAACCAGTTTGAAAACAATTTTGTGAGCGCAAATACCCGTATGGTTGGGCTGGCCGAAAACCTGGCCAACGGTTATACTTTTTACCACAAAGATACCGGCCACGTTAACGAGGAGTTGACAGAGATCCGCTCTATAACCAGGGAAGAAATAAGGGAAGCAGCAAGAAAGTACCTTAACCCAAACCAGCGCCTGGTATTGTATTATTTGCCCGGAAAAGGAAAAGCTCAATAA
- a CDS encoding aconitate hydratase, whose amino-acid sequence MAFDLDMIKKVYDRYSTRVAAARKATGKHLTLTEKILYAHLSEGDAHKAFGRGVDYVDFAPDRVAMQDATAQMALLQFMQAGRPQVAVPSTVHCDHLIQAKIGADEDLSTAKDVNKEVYDFLASVSDKYGLGFWKPGAGIIHQVVLENYAFPGGMMIGTDSHTPNAGGLGMIAIGVGGADACDVMAGLPWELKFPKLIGVKLTGKLSGWTSAKDVILKVAGILTVKGGTGAIVEYFGEGARSLSATGKGTICNMGAEIGATTSIFGYDEKSATYLSGTKRADIAELANAVAEHLTGDPEVYANPEQYFDQVIEIDLNELEPHVNGPFTPDLAWPISKFAAAVKENGWPAKLEVGLIGSCTNSSYEDITRSASIAKQAIDKHLKTNAEFTITPGSELVRYTVERDGYLGTFESMGGVVLANACGPCIGQWARHTNDPTRKNSIITSFNRNFAKRQDGNPNTHAFVASPEIVTAFAIAGDLTFNPLTDTLTNAKGEQVKFDEPEGLEMPSKGYAVEDAGYQAPAEDGSSVEVKVDPRSSRLQLLDPFTAWEGTDITGLKLLIKAKGKCTTDHISMAGPWLKFRGHLDNISNNMLIGAINYFNNTADSVKNELTGEYGPVPATQRDYKAHGIGSIVVGDENYGEGSSREHAAMEPRHLGVRAILVKSFARIHETNLKKQGMLGITFADSNDYDKIQEDDIIDITGLTTFSPDKQLTVVLHHKDGSTESFQVNHTYNAQQIEWFKAGGALNIIRKQMAS is encoded by the coding sequence ATGGCTTTTGATTTAGATATGATCAAAAAGGTTTACGACCGCTATAGCACCCGCGTGGCTGCTGCCCGTAAAGCGACCGGTAAACACCTTACTTTAACCGAAAAAATATTATACGCCCACCTTAGCGAAGGTGATGCCCATAAAGCATTTGGCCGTGGTGTTGACTATGTTGACTTTGCACCAGACCGCGTTGCCATGCAGGATGCTACTGCGCAAATGGCTTTACTGCAGTTTATGCAGGCTGGCCGTCCGCAGGTTGCCGTGCCTTCAACTGTACATTGCGATCACCTGATCCAGGCTAAAATTGGCGCTGATGAGGATTTGAGCACCGCTAAAGATGTTAATAAAGAAGTTTATGATTTCCTGGCTTCGGTATCTGATAAATACGGACTGGGCTTCTGGAAACCGGGTGCAGGTATTATTCACCAGGTTGTTTTAGAGAACTACGCATTTCCAGGTGGAATGATGATAGGTACAGATTCGCACACCCCTAATGCAGGTGGCTTGGGTATGATAGCTATTGGTGTTGGCGGTGCCGATGCCTGTGATGTAATGGCAGGCTTGCCATGGGAGCTAAAATTCCCTAAACTGATAGGTGTTAAATTAACCGGTAAACTATCAGGCTGGACCTCAGCAAAAGATGTTATTTTAAAAGTAGCCGGAATCCTGACCGTAAAAGGCGGAACGGGTGCTATTGTTGAATATTTTGGCGAGGGTGCGCGTTCACTTTCTGCAACAGGTAAAGGCACCATCTGTAACATGGGTGCCGAAATTGGTGCAACCACCTCTATCTTCGGGTATGATGAAAAGTCTGCAACTTACCTTAGCGGCACCAAACGTGCCGATATTGCTGAACTTGCAAACGCTGTTGCCGAACACTTGACCGGCGACCCTGAAGTTTACGCCAATCCGGAGCAATATTTTGACCAGGTTATTGAAATTGATCTGAACGAGCTTGAACCGCATGTAAATGGTCCGTTTACGCCTGATTTGGCATGGCCGATCTCTAAATTTGCTGCGGCGGTTAAAGAAAACGGCTGGCCTGCTAAGCTGGAAGTTGGCTTAATTGGCTCATGTACAAATTCATCATACGAGGATATTACCCGTTCGGCTTCTATCGCTAAACAGGCTATTGATAAACATTTAAAAACAAACGCCGAATTTACCATTACCCCGGGATCTGAACTGGTACGTTATACCGTTGAACGGGATGGTTATTTAGGTACGTTTGAAAGCATGGGCGGCGTTGTGCTGGCAAATGCCTGCGGCCCTTGTATTGGTCAATGGGCACGTCATACCAACGACCCTACCCGCAAAAACTCTATCATCACATCGTTTAACCGCAACTTTGCCAAACGCCAGGATGGTAACCCCAATACCCACGCTTTTGTGGCATCGCCGGAGATTGTTACCGCGTTTGCTATAGCTGGCGATCTTACTTTTAACCCGTTAACCGATACTTTAACTAATGCCAAAGGCGAGCAGGTTAAGTTTGACGAGCCGGAAGGCCTCGAGATGCCGTCAAAAGGTTATGCAGTTGAAGATGCCGGCTACCAGGCACCTGCCGAAGATGGCAGCAGCGTTGAGGTTAAGGTTGACCCAAGATCATCGCGCCTGCAATTGCTTGATCCGTTTACTGCATGGGAAGGTACTGACATTACCGGCTTAAAACTGTTAATTAAAGCAAAAGGTAAGTGTACTACCGATCATATCTCTATGGCCGGCCCTTGGTTAAAGTTCCGTGGTCACCTGGATAATATTTCAAATAACATGCTGATTGGCGCCATCAACTATTTTAACAATACTGCCGACAGTGTTAAAAATGAGCTGACAGGCGAATACGGACCGGTACCTGCCACCCAACGCGACTATAAAGCGCATGGCATAGGTTCAATTGTTGTAGGCGATGAAAACTATGGCGAAGGCTCATCACGCGAGCATGCTGCTATGGAGCCCCGTCACCTGGGTGTACGTGCCATACTGGTAAAATCATTTGCCAGGATCCACGAAACCAACCTGAAAAAACAAGGTATGCTGGGCATCACCTTTGCCGACAGCAATGATTATGATAAAATCCAGGAGGACGACATCATC
- a CDS encoding glycoside hydrolase family 31 protein: MQTEILGNAKSVDKQGNVLIIKTDQAIARIWVYSPAVIRINVSRSFNEHDPSFAVIQTPSETINYTESAGEIAVITSEVKLLINKSPLRFNFYTAGGKVLSGDDPRFGINWQGDRVINYRKLFPDERFIGLGEKTGNLDRRGSHYVNWNTDAPLHDTRTDPLYKTFPFFIGLHSGLTYGLFFDNTYKSYFDFGATTNEQMSWFGADGGDMNYYFFGAQSVGEIIEDYTWLTGRMEMPPLWSLGYQQCRWSYMSAAEVLNIAENFRKEKIPADVLYCDIDYMEGFKIFTWNKETFAEPESFIAKLKAMNFRLVTIVDPGIKVEPGYQQYDEGLANNYFATYPNGENYTADVWPGSCHFPDFFREDVREWWGAAFSALTEPGVEGFWNDMNEPAAWGQNMPWLVKFGDKYMPQIRNAYGMQMAKATYEGTRKLLGNKRPFVLTRAAYSGTQRYSAIWTGDNSAYDAHMLLGQRLVNSLGITGMSLTGVDIGGFTGDPTPALMVRWNSLGVYTPMFRNHAMQGTKMREPWCWGKENEAVIKKDIELRYRLLPYIYSSFYQSHQTGLPTSRTLAINYTTDNNVFDVKYQNQFLFGDALMVAPVESTKFTEEVYLPAGTWFRFSTGEKFAGGRAVIADAPLTDLPVFVKASAIIPMQSLVQSTNEKGDGILEVNVWHGTAANSFVYYEDDGVSYDYEKGGYFKRRITYDPGKRLISFAETEGSFTSKYDRIKLVLHGFSIGEHGFKINGTIKVPAGSVLVFNNDTQIIEIAF; encoded by the coding sequence ATGCAAACTGAAATATTAGGGAATGCCAAAAGCGTCGATAAGCAAGGCAATGTTCTCATCATCAAAACAGACCAAGCCATTGCCCGCATCTGGGTTTACAGTCCAGCTGTTATCAGGATTAATGTAAGCCGTTCGTTTAACGAACACGATCCGTCCTTCGCGGTAATTCAAACCCCTTCGGAAACAATAAATTACACTGAATCGGCCGGTGAGATTGCTGTTATTACGTCCGAAGTAAAGCTCCTGATCAATAAATCACCGTTGCGCTTTAATTTTTATACAGCCGGTGGGAAGGTATTAAGCGGGGACGATCCGCGCTTCGGCATCAACTGGCAGGGCGACAGGGTAATTAACTACCGAAAATTATTTCCGGATGAAAGGTTTATCGGCCTTGGCGAAAAGACCGGGAATCTTGATCGCCGTGGCAGTCATTACGTAAACTGGAATACGGATGCTCCCTTACACGATACCAGGACAGATCCGCTTTACAAAACTTTTCCCTTTTTTATTGGCCTGCACAGCGGGCTAACTTATGGGTTGTTTTTTGATAATACCTATAAAAGTTATTTCGATTTCGGCGCCACCACTAACGAACAAATGAGTTGGTTTGGCGCCGATGGCGGCGACATGAATTATTATTTTTTTGGAGCACAGAGCGTCGGGGAAATTATAGAAGATTATACCTGGCTTACCGGCCGGATGGAAATGCCGCCTTTATGGAGCCTGGGGTACCAGCAGTGCCGGTGGAGTTACATGAGCGCTGCCGAAGTGTTGAATATTGCGGAAAATTTCCGCAAAGAAAAGATCCCGGCAGATGTGTTGTATTGCGACATTGATTACATGGAGGGCTTTAAAATTTTTACCTGGAACAAAGAGACCTTTGCCGAGCCAGAAAGTTTTATAGCTAAGCTGAAAGCGATGAACTTCCGCCTAGTTACCATAGTTGATCCCGGCATTAAAGTGGAACCGGGATATCAGCAATATGATGAAGGCCTGGCCAATAATTATTTTGCCACGTACCCTAATGGCGAAAACTACACGGCAGATGTATGGCCCGGCAGTTGCCACTTTCCTGATTTTTTTAGGGAAGATGTACGCGAATGGTGGGGTGCGGCATTTAGTGCTTTAACCGAACCCGGGGTAGAGGGTTTTTGGAATGACATGAACGAACCGGCGGCATGGGGACAAAATATGCCATGGCTGGTAAAGTTTGGCGATAAATACATGCCCCAAATACGCAATGCCTACGGAATGCAAATGGCAAAGGCAACTTATGAGGGCACCCGAAAACTACTGGGTAACAAACGCCCTTTTGTACTTACCCGTGCGGCATATTCAGGCACGCAGCGTTACTCGGCAATATGGACGGGCGATAATTCTGCTTATGATGCGCACATGTTGCTGGGTCAGCGCCTGGTAAACAGTTTAGGCATTACAGGGATGTCATTAACAGGTGTGGATATTGGTGGCTTTACCGGCGACCCAACGCCGGCGCTGATGGTGCGATGGAATTCACTTGGTGTATATACGCCTATGTTCCGTAACCATGCCATGCAGGGGACGAAAATGCGCGAACCTTGGTGCTGGGGTAAGGAAAATGAAGCCGTCATAAAAAAGGATATTGAATTGCGGTACCGTTTGCTGCCTTATATTTATTCGTCATTTTATCAATCGCACCAAACAGGTTTACCAACAAGCCGCACGCTTGCCATAAATTACACTACCGATAACAATGTATTTGATGTAAAATATCAAAACCAATTTCTGTTTGGAGATGCCCTGATGGTTGCACCCGTTGAAAGCACAAAATTTACCGAGGAAGTTTATTTACCCGCAGGCACCTGGTTCAGGTTCAGTACCGGCGAAAAGTTTGCAGGCGGCAGGGCGGTAATAGCTGATGCGCCATTAACTGATTTGCCTGTTTTTGTTAAAGCAAGCGCAATTATTCCTATGCAAAGTTTAGTTCAAAGCACCAATGAAAAGGGAGACGGGATTTTGGAAGTTAACGTTTGGCATGGAACAGCAGCCAATAGTTTTGTTTATTACGAAGATGATGGCGTAAGTTACGATTATGAAAAAGGTGGTTATTTTAAGCGACGAATTACCTATGATCCCGGCAAGCGACTAATTAGTTTCGCTGAGACTGAAGGATCATTTACTTCAAAATATGATAGGATAAAACTGGTGCTACATGGGTTCTCTATTGGTGAACACGGATTTAAAATAAATGGCACAATAAAAGTCCCAGCGGGCAGTGTATTAGTTTTTAATAATGATACCCAGATAATAGAAATAGCGTTTTAA